The following are encoded in a window of Mycobacterium vicinigordonae genomic DNA:
- a CDS encoding ATP-dependent DNA ligase, which yields MGSAPEQRVKLTNADKVLYPATGTTKADIFDYYTRIAEFMIPHIAGRPATRKRWPNGVDKPSFFEKQLASSAPDWLPRASVTHRSGTTTYPIIDSTDGLAWIAQQAALEVHVPQWRFVAQWTRGGESLAPGPATRLVFDLDPGEGVAMAQLSEVARAVRDLMAGIGLITYPLTSGSKGLHLYAPLDEPVSSRGATVLAKRVAQQLEKSMPKLVTSTMTRSLRAGKVFLDWSQNNGSKTTIAPYSLRGREHPTVAAPRSWAELDDTQLSQLRYDEVLARVHRDGDLIAALDPAAPDPDRLTKYRSMRDASRTPEPVPKSKPEAGQGNTFVIQEHHARRLHYDFRLERDGVLVSWAVPKNLPETTSVNHLAVHTEDHPLEYGGFEGEIPKGEYGAGRVVVWDSGTYEAEKFNDHEVIVNLHGHRISGRYALIQTNGDQWLAHRMKEQKIFDFDGLAPMLATHGSVTTLTKGQWAFEGKWDGYRLLVDAEHGVVRLRSRSGRNVTKEFPQLASVADAFADHHLVLDGEVVALDKAGVPSFNELQNRVRATRIEFWAFDLLYLDGRSLLRAKYADRRQLLETLASTGDLIVPPLLPGDDGAHALEYSRKHGWEGVVAKKRDSTYQPGRRSASWVKDKHWNTQEVVIGGWRVGEGGRSSGIGALLMGVPGPDGLQFVGRVGTGFTERELSDLKKTFKPLHTDESPFGASLPAREAKGVTFLRPTLVGEVRYGEWTPDNRLRQSSWRGLRPDKKASEVVRE from the coding sequence ATGGGTTCGGCACCGGAGCAGCGGGTCAAGCTGACCAATGCCGATAAGGTGCTCTATCCGGCGACCGGGACCACCAAGGCCGATATCTTTGATTACTACACCCGGATCGCCGAGTTCATGATCCCGCACATTGCCGGGCGGCCGGCGACGCGCAAGCGCTGGCCCAACGGAGTTGACAAGCCGTCGTTCTTCGAAAAGCAGCTGGCGTCGTCCGCCCCGGATTGGCTGCCGCGGGCCAGCGTCACCCACCGGTCCGGGACCACCACCTACCCGATCATCGACAGCACCGACGGACTGGCCTGGATCGCCCAACAGGCCGCACTGGAAGTGCACGTGCCGCAATGGCGATTCGTCGCGCAGTGGACGCGCGGCGGTGAAAGTCTCGCGCCCGGCCCGGCCACCCGGCTGGTATTCGACCTGGATCCCGGCGAGGGCGTGGCGATGGCCCAGCTGTCCGAGGTGGCCCGAGCCGTGCGGGACCTGATGGCGGGCATCGGGCTGATCACCTACCCGTTGACCAGCGGCAGCAAGGGCCTGCATCTGTATGCGCCACTGGACGAGCCAGTCAGCAGCCGGGGGGCCACCGTGCTGGCCAAACGCGTTGCCCAGCAACTGGAGAAGTCGATGCCGAAACTGGTCACTTCGACGATGACCAGGAGCCTGCGGGCTGGCAAGGTGTTCCTGGACTGGAGCCAGAACAACGGCTCGAAGACCACCATCGCGCCGTACTCGCTTCGTGGCCGCGAGCACCCGACCGTCGCCGCGCCCCGCAGTTGGGCCGAACTCGACGACACCCAATTGAGCCAGCTGCGCTACGACGAGGTGCTGGCGCGGGTGCACCGCGACGGTGACCTGATCGCCGCGCTCGATCCCGCAGCACCCGACCCCGACCGGCTGACAAAGTACCGCAGCATGCGCGACGCGTCGAGGACCCCCGAACCGGTTCCAAAGTCTAAACCTGAAGCTGGACAGGGCAATACGTTCGTCATTCAAGAACATCACGCCCGTCGGCTGCACTACGACTTCCGGCTGGAACGCGACGGGGTCCTGGTGTCGTGGGCAGTGCCGAAGAACCTGCCCGAGACCACCTCGGTCAACCACCTTGCGGTGCACACCGAGGACCACCCGCTGGAATACGGTGGCTTCGAGGGCGAAATTCCCAAGGGTGAGTACGGCGCCGGCAGGGTGGTCGTCTGGGACTCGGGCACCTACGAGGCCGAGAAGTTCAACGATCACGAGGTGATCGTGAACCTGCACGGCCATCGAATTTCAGGACGGTATGCGCTAATTCAGACCAACGGGGACCAATGGCTGGCGCACCGGATGAAGGAACAGAAGATATTCGACTTCGACGGGCTGGCTCCGATGCTTGCCACGCACGGGTCGGTGACCACTCTGACGAAGGGACAGTGGGCATTCGAGGGAAAGTGGGACGGCTACCGGCTGTTGGTAGACGCCGAGCACGGAGTTGTCCGGCTGCGATCCCGCAGCGGACGTAACGTCACCAAAGAGTTCCCCCAACTTGCTTCTGTGGCTGACGCATTCGCGGATCACCATTTGGTGCTGGACGGGGAAGTAGTGGCCTTGGACAAAGCCGGCGTGCCCAGCTTCAACGAACTGCAGAACCGGGTCCGTGCCACACGTATCGAATTCTGGGCATTCGACCTGCTCTACCTCGATGGCCGATCGCTGTTGCGGGCTAAGTACGCCGACCGGCGCCAGTTGCTGGAAACTTTGGCCAGCACCGGCGATCTCATCGTCCCGCCGCTACTGCCCGGCGACGACGGAGCGCACGCCCTGGAGTACTCGCGCAAGCATGGCTGGGAAGGCGTGGTCGCCAAGAAGCGCGACTCGACCTACCAGCCGGGCCGCCGTTCGGCCTCCTGGGTCAAGGACAAGCATTGGAACACCCAGGAAGTCGTGATCGGCGGCTGGCGGGTCGGCGAGGGCGGACGCAGCAGCGGTATCGGAGCGTTGCTGATGGGCGTTCCGGGTCCCGACGGCCTGCAGTTCGTCGGCCGGGTCGGCACCGGGTTCACCGAACGCGAACTGTCGGACCTGAAGAAGACCTTCAAGCCGCTGCACACCGACGAATCACCCTTCGGCGCCTCACTTCCCGCCCGCGAGGCGAAGGGGGTCACGTTCCTGCGTCCGACGCTGGTGGGCGAGGTGCGCTACGGCGAATGGACTCCGGACAACCGGCTGCGGCAGTCGAGCTGGCGCGGGCTGCGGCCTGACAAGAAGGCGAGTGAGGTGGTGCGGGAGTAG
- a CDS encoding PPE family protein, giving the protein MTASLWMAAPPEVHSALISTGPGPAALVAAASAWNSLSAEYAAAAAELAALLTQVQASAWAGPAVERYATAHVPYLAWLTQASVDSAARAAEHEACAVAYLGALSTMPTLAALAANHATHAALVATNLFGINTIPIALNESDYVRMWVQAATTMSVYDYVTNSVRAAAPRSIAAPSIMNKLVGEENSAATSMQTVASDRAANSAAALENSNFVTALLRYYADTLEQMFAPIVEFLQNPVANTQQLITDFLTDPQTALVTWWPFLYAVAYNLFTWPVGSTTWGLIYSAPAWIPTLITLGAVGLSELLSHAFAPAEVPVAIPAGDNAVATAPPRTDHLIGVSGVVESLTPTPTGTLASPASMTTTATASPTPVGADFAGYAVRGDYPDEGCGPTLTEDTGAKEAAANLAAASVGQAACASEKSRARRRRGTTFKSRGHRDEYLTMDAGPVVDSDGVPPPSATASGRNAGAFGVSGGFPGTEGIQQDAEATGLMTIDGDPFNDNPAAPALPTTWRGGL; this is encoded by the coding sequence GTGACCGCGTCGCTGTGGATGGCCGCACCTCCCGAAGTGCACTCGGCGTTGATCTCGACTGGTCCCGGGCCGGCGGCACTGGTCGCGGCGGCAAGCGCGTGGAATTCTCTGAGCGCTGAGTATGCCGCTGCAGCAGCTGAATTGGCGGCGCTGCTCACGCAAGTCCAAGCCAGTGCATGGGCTGGACCGGCCGTCGAGCGATATGCGACCGCCCATGTTCCCTACTTGGCGTGGCTGACTCAGGCCAGCGTTGACAGTGCGGCCCGCGCCGCCGAACATGAAGCCTGCGCCGTGGCCTACCTGGGCGCATTGTCGACCATGCCCACATTGGCGGCCCTTGCCGCCAATCACGCCACTCATGCGGCGTTGGTGGCCACGAACCTCTTCGGGATCAACACCATACCGATCGCGCTAAATGAGTCCGATTACGTTCGGATGTGGGTGCAGGCCGCCACCACGATGAGTGTGTACGACTACGTCACCAACTCCGTTCGGGCAGCCGCCCCGCGCAGCATCGCGGCGCCTTCGATAATGAACAAGCTGGTCGGTGAGGAGAATTCGGCGGCCACCTCCATGCAGACCGTCGCTTCGGATCGGGCCGCCAATTCCGCTGCGGCATTGGAGAACTCGAACTTCGTCACCGCTTTGTTGAGGTACTATGCCGACACCCTCGAACAGATGTTTGCTCCGATCGTCGAATTCCTGCAAAACCCGGTTGCCAACACCCAGCAGCTGATCACCGACTTCCTCACCGATCCCCAGACGGCATTGGTGACGTGGTGGCCGTTCTTATACGCAGTCGCCTACAACCTGTTCACTTGGCCCGTCGGATCGACGACCTGGGGGCTCATCTACTCAGCACCTGCCTGGATTCCAACCCTGATCACCTTGGGTGCCGTCGGGCTCAGCGAGTTGTTGTCGCATGCGTTCGCACCCGCCGAGGTGCCGGTCGCCATACCCGCCGGGGACAACGCAGTTGCCACCGCGCCACCGCGCACCGACCACCTGATCGGGGTATCCGGTGTGGTGGAATCCCTGACACCCACGCCGACAGGGACGTTGGCTTCGCCCGCGTCGATGACAACCACAGCCACGGCGAGCCCGACGCCCGTCGGCGCCGATTTTGCCGGTTACGCCGTGCGTGGCGACTACCCCGACGAGGGCTGCGGCCCCACCCTCACCGAGGACACCGGTGCGAAGGAGGCCGCCGCAAACCTGGCAGCCGCTTCGGTCGGTCAGGCTGCCTGCGCGAGCGAAAAGAGCCGGGCCCGGCGGCGGCGGGGCACCACATTCAAGAGCCGCGGTCACCGTGACGAATACTTGACGATGGACGCCGGACCCGTCGTCGACTCCGACGGTGTGCCGCCGCCATCGGCCACCGCCTCGGGCCGCAACGCCGGCGCATTTGGTGTCAGCGGCGGCTTCCCTGGCACCGAAGGAATCCAGCAGGACGCCGAGGCAACCGGACTGATGACCATCGACGGTGACCCGTTCAACGACAACCCCGCCGCACCTGCGCTCCCCACCACCTGGCGAGGCGGCCTCTGA
- a CDS encoding TetR/AcrR family transcriptional regulator: MADIERIGLGIGLRDLTVAAVATELGVSPAALYRHVGGKFGLETLVGERILSELRLVDNPTHDVAEHLVATAEQFRGFLLANPGLSSYVQVLFPRGPAGEALIAGQISSLINRGCSAEAAMMACTTVALIVMSVAAAEENRRDRSRQVAEIERRRQEALGVYAKHGLADTEMDADAYFSYVIRSCLNGILHTTGIQSGDDTSSAATGYDSSTASTN; encoded by the coding sequence GTGGCAGACATCGAGCGGATCGGCCTGGGCATCGGGTTGCGAGACCTCACCGTTGCAGCCGTCGCAACCGAACTGGGCGTGAGTCCGGCTGCCCTATACCGGCACGTCGGCGGAAAGTTCGGCCTGGAAACGCTGGTCGGCGAGCGCATCTTGTCGGAACTGCGCTTAGTCGACAATCCCACGCACGATGTTGCCGAGCATCTGGTAGCGACTGCCGAGCAGTTTCGTGGTTTCCTGCTCGCCAATCCGGGCCTGTCCAGCTATGTCCAAGTTCTATTCCCCCGAGGGCCGGCCGGCGAGGCGTTGATTGCCGGCCAGATCAGCTCGCTCATCAATCGGGGGTGCAGTGCCGAGGCCGCGATGATGGCATGCACCACCGTCGCACTGATCGTCATGAGCGTAGCGGCCGCGGAAGAGAACCGTCGCGACCGCTCGCGTCAGGTGGCCGAAATCGAACGCCGCCGCCAGGAGGCTCTGGGGGTATACGCAAAACATGGCCTGGCCGATACCGAGATGGACGCCGACGCTTACTTCAGCTACGTCATCCGCTCGTGCCTCAACGGCATCCTGCATACCACCGGTATCCAAAGCGGCGACGACACATCAAGCGCCGCAACAGGCTACGACTCCAGCACCGCTTCAACCAACTGA
- a CDS encoding class I SAM-dependent methyltransferase, which translates to MISNRVKFMFGAQVLEFYNPKIAGRPHERVAELIGVAGRRILEVCAGSGYLSRRFTHVSAARIPFPDNTFDAAISCYGLHEISSCDRALTYAEPAPVVRPGGRVIAADWDVPERGGRTVEFVIRMVAKPDALEVLGDGIVDALRDVGFNIVSHDRAQSPALPFQLVEAVLES; encoded by the coding sequence GTGATCTCGAATCGGGTGAAGTTCATGTTCGGCGCCCAGGTACTTGAGTTCTACAATCCAAAGATCGCTGGTCGTCCGCATGAGCGGGTTGCCGAACTTATCGGCGTAGCTGGCCGGCGAATCTTGGAGGTATGCGCGGGTTCTGGCTACTTGTCACGCCGGTTCACGCACGTGTCGGCCGCGCGGATACCATTCCCCGACAACACCTTTGATGCCGCCATTTCATGTTATGGACTGCATGAGATATCCAGTTGCGACCGTGCTCTGACCTACGCCGAACCAGCGCCGGTGGTGCGGCCCGGTGGTCGGGTGATTGCGGCGGATTGGGATGTGCCCGAGCGCGGTGGCCGAACTGTTGAGTTCGTCATCAGGATGGTTGCGAAGCCGGATGCCCTGGAGGTGCTCGGCGACGGTATCGTCGACGCACTGCGCGATGTCGGGTTCAACATCGTCTCACATGATCGGGCGCAGAGTCCGGCCTTGCCTTTTCAGTTGGTTGAAGCGGTGCTGGAGTCGTAG
- a CDS encoding carbohydrate kinase family protein — protein MSSRGLVIGEALIDIVGGQPERVGGSPLNVAVGLARLGRGVDLLTHLGDDDRGRHIAEYVEHAGARLISGSVAAQRTPTAVVTLATDSSASYSFDLDWRLDGTPPVPPPLFVHTGSIAAVREPGCLAVAALLNAYRASATVTFDPNIRPSLIVDRDQARGRIDKLVQRSDIVKVSDEDLRWLAPERSPLDTARGWLASGPAIVALTMGERGALGLCAAGEVTMPSYPATVVDTVGAGDAFMVGMLDTLWRLELFGGDRRSRLRRIGPDQLRSVLEVAAAASALVVTRGGADMPNRAELSQFRRT, from the coding sequence ATGAGTTCGCGGGGGCTGGTGATCGGCGAGGCGTTGATCGATATCGTCGGCGGCCAGCCGGAGCGGGTCGGCGGCAGTCCGCTGAATGTCGCCGTCGGGCTGGCGCGACTAGGTCGCGGTGTCGACTTACTGACGCACCTCGGCGACGACGATCGCGGACGACACATCGCGGAGTACGTCGAACATGCTGGGGCTCGGCTTATTTCGGGAAGTGTTGCGGCGCAGCGCACACCCACCGCGGTGGTCACTCTGGCCACGGACTCCTCGGCGAGCTATTCCTTCGATCTGGATTGGCGCCTCGACGGCACGCCGCCGGTACCGCCGCCGCTATTCGTGCACACCGGATCCATAGCCGCGGTGCGCGAGCCGGGTTGCCTGGCGGTGGCCGCGTTGCTGAACGCCTACCGCGCGTCGGCAACGGTCACCTTCGATCCCAACATCCGGCCTTCGCTGATCGTCGATCGCGACCAGGCGCGAGGCCGGATCGACAAGCTCGTCCAACGCAGCGACATCGTCAAGGTCAGCGACGAGGATCTGCGGTGGCTTGCACCCGAGCGGTCGCCACTGGACACCGCGCGCGGCTGGCTGGCGTCCGGGCCCGCGATCGTCGCACTCACCATGGGCGAGCGAGGAGCGCTGGGGCTGTGCGCGGCCGGGGAGGTCACCATGCCGTCCTATCCCGCGACGGTGGTCGACACCGTCGGCGCCGGTGACGCCTTCATGGTCGGGATGCTTGACACCCTCTGGAGACTGGAGCTGTTCGGCGGTGACCGCCGCAGCCGGCTGCGCCGGATCGGGCCCGACCAGTTGCGCTCGGTCCTGGAGGTCGCCGCCGCGGCGTCCGCGCTGGTGGTCACGCGTGGGGGTGCCGATATGCCCAATCGCGCCGAGCTGAGCCAGTTCCGACGTACATGA
- a CDS encoding Ku protein, with protein sequence MRSIWKGSIAFGLVNVPVKVYSATGDHDIKFHQVHDKDNGRIRYKRVCEVCGEVVEYNHIARAFESDDGKSVVITDDDIATLPEERSREIEVLEFVPASEVDPMLFDRSYFLEPDSKSSKSYVLLAKTLAETDRMAIVHFTLRSKTRLAALRVKDFGKRDVMVIHTLLWPDEIRDPDFPVLDKEVEIKPAELKMAGQVVESMSDDFDPDRYHDTYQEQLQELVEAKLEGGEAFTVEEQPTELDESEDVSDLLAKLEASVKARSGGAAEAPKKSAAKKAPAKRAPAKKAPAKNAAAKKAIAKKS encoded by the coding sequence ATGCGCTCCATTTGGAAGGGCTCGATCGCTTTCGGCCTGGTAAACGTTCCGGTCAAGGTGTATAGCGCCACCGGGGACCACGACATCAAATTCCATCAGGTGCATGACAAGGACAACGGACGCATCCGCTACAAGCGAGTCTGTGAGGTGTGCGGAGAGGTCGTCGAATACAACCACATCGCCCGCGCATTTGAGTCCGACGACGGCAAGAGTGTGGTGATCACCGACGACGACATCGCCACCCTGCCCGAAGAGCGCAGCCGCGAGATCGAAGTGCTGGAGTTCGTCCCGGCCAGCGAGGTGGACCCGATGCTGTTCGACCGCAGCTACTTCCTGGAGCCCGATTCGAAATCCTCGAAATCGTATGTGCTGCTAGCCAAGACGCTCGCTGAAACCGATCGGATGGCGATCGTGCACTTCACGCTGCGCAGCAAGACGCGGCTGGCCGCGTTGCGCGTCAAGGACTTCGGCAAGCGCGACGTGATGGTGATCCACACGTTGTTGTGGCCGGACGAGATCCGCGACCCCGACTTTCCGGTGCTGGACAAGGAAGTGGAGATCAAGCCGGCCGAACTGAAGATGGCCGGCCAAGTGGTGGAGTCGATGTCCGACGACTTCGACCCGGACCGCTATCACGACACCTATCAGGAACAGTTGCAAGAGCTGGTCGAGGCGAAACTCGAAGGTGGCGAGGCATTTACGGTCGAGGAGCAGCCGACGGAGTTGGACGAGTCGGAAGACGTGTCCGACCTGCTGGCCAAGCTGGAGGCCAGCGTGAAAGCACGATCGGGTGGCGCAGCGGAAGCGCCGAAGAAGAGCGCCGCGAAGAAGGCGCCGGCCAAGAGAGCCCCCGCCAAGAAGGCACCGGCGAAAAACGCAGCTGCCAAGAAGGCAATAGCGAAAAAATCCTGA
- the pstS gene encoding phosphate ABC transporter substrate-binding protein PstS, which produces MKFGRSGAVLSLLVVAALTMSGCGGNSGNTSSSGSSAAPVVPVDCGGKKKILAGGSTAQKNAMEQFVYAYIHACPGHTLDYAANGSGAGMAAFIAGQTDLAGSDSPMNQEKGEPDSARARCGSSAWDIPVVFGPIAVTYNINGVSSLNLDGPTIAKIFNGGITKWDDPAIKALNSGVNLPPTPIHVVFRSDKSGTTDNFQRYLDAASNGAWGKGAGQVFNGGVGEGAAGNDGTSQAMKATDGSITYNEWSFAEGHQLNKAQIITSAGPEAVSISPESVGKTIAGATFSGGTEPNDLVVNTSSFYRPTQPGSYPIVLVTYEIVCSKYPDAPTGQAVKAFMQATIGDGQIGLQEYGYIPLPDSLQKKLIPVVNAIG; this is translated from the coding sequence GTGAAATTCGGTCGATCTGGCGCCGTACTCAGCCTGCTTGTCGTTGCGGCTTTGACCATGTCGGGCTGTGGCGGCAATTCGGGCAATACGTCGTCGTCGGGATCGAGTGCAGCGCCTGTCGTCCCGGTGGACTGCGGTGGCAAGAAGAAGATCCTGGCCGGTGGCTCCACCGCGCAGAAAAACGCGATGGAGCAATTCGTCTACGCGTACATCCATGCCTGCCCCGGCCACACACTGGACTACGCGGCCAACGGATCCGGCGCCGGTATGGCGGCCTTCATCGCCGGCCAGACCGACTTGGCCGGTTCCGACTCCCCGATGAATCAGGAAAAGGGTGAACCCGATAGTGCACGAGCGCGCTGCGGCTCGTCAGCCTGGGATATTCCGGTGGTGTTCGGACCGATCGCGGTCACCTACAACATCAACGGCGTCAGCTCGCTCAACTTGGACGGACCCACGATTGCGAAGATCTTCAACGGCGGCATCACCAAGTGGGACGATCCGGCGATCAAAGCGCTCAACTCCGGGGTGAACTTGCCTCCAACCCCGATCCATGTGGTCTTCCGCTCAGACAAGTCCGGCACCACCGACAACTTCCAGAGGTACCTGGACGCGGCCTCCAACGGCGCTTGGGGCAAAGGCGCCGGCCAGGTGTTCAATGGCGGTGTCGGTGAAGGCGCCGCCGGCAACGACGGCACGTCACAGGCGATGAAGGCAACCGACGGTTCGATCACCTACAACGAATGGTCTTTCGCAGAGGGCCACCAGCTGAACAAGGCTCAGATCATCACCTCGGCCGGGCCCGAGGCCGTGTCGATCAGCCCGGAGTCGGTCGGCAAGACCATCGCCGGCGCAACCTTCAGCGGCGGAACCGAACCGAACGACCTCGTCGTGAACACCTCGTCGTTCTATCGGCCGACTCAGCCCGGCTCTTACCCCATCGTGTTGGTGACCTACGAGATCGTCTGCTCCAAATATCCCGACGCCCCCACCGGCCAGGCGGTAAAGGCTTTCATGCAAGCCACAATTGGCGACGGCCAGATTGGCTTGCAGGAATACGGTTACATTCCGCTGCCGGACTCATTGCAGAAGAAGTTGATACCTGTCGTCAATGCAATCGGATGA
- a CDS encoding serine/threonine-protein kinase PknD, which translates to MTNTGSESRVGSQFGPYQLVRLIGRGGMGEVYEAEDTRKHRVVALKLISTAYSGNPVFVARMQREADIAGRLTEPHVVPIHDYGEINGQFYVEMRLIDGVSLRSMLTQYGPLTPARTVAIVRQIAAALDAAHASGITHRDVKPENILIAANDFAYLVDFGIARAAQDPSLTQSGMAVGTYNYMAPERFTGDEVTYRADIYALACVLGECLTGAPPYRADSVERLIASHLMEPVPRPSVLRPGRVPEALDHVIAKGMAKNPNERYMTAGDLAAAAHDALTTPEQRQEATILRQGDNQTLIAPVVDPSLAGGWNSQSGQPSGQAAAQPPAGQYASADQTMRTPVPPYGSGDQTMRTPVPPYASGDQTMRTPAPPYPTDDQTARTPVPPYPTGGETMVGSAQYSTGGETVAHPVPQNAGGWRSEPGQNSDQWTQVAPVAAAGWASQPGAGAPPGAPPVQGQPPAASPPPAKSRKPLIIGAIVAAVLLAVAAVTGFLLFGSKDDNGNPTDAKGQQVMPFKDFNFRFAPGGVAVDASGTVYVTNQTMYGKVVTLPQGSSSPTVMPVSGLYEPQGIAVDSNGTVYVSDFNNRVVSVAPGSNKPVVLAFNGLSYPEGVAVDPQGNVYVADRGNNRVLKLAPNSTAQVEVPFSGLKNPDGVALDADGNIYVTDTDNNRVLRLDAGTTNQRELPFTGLSAPWGITVDGAGSVYVTEHDNNVVVKLPAGGSASEELPFTGLNTPLSVAVDNKGNVYVADRGNGRVLRLAQPQK; encoded by the coding sequence GTGACCAACACCGGGTCGGAATCGCGGGTGGGGTCGCAATTTGGGCCCTACCAGTTGGTGCGCCTGATCGGACGCGGCGGCATGGGCGAGGTCTACGAGGCCGAGGACACCCGCAAGCATCGCGTGGTGGCGCTGAAGTTGATCTCGACGGCGTATTCGGGCAATCCGGTCTTCGTTGCCCGCATGCAGCGCGAAGCGGACATCGCCGGACGGCTGACCGAACCGCACGTAGTCCCGATCCACGACTATGGCGAGATCAATGGGCAGTTTTACGTGGAGATGCGCCTGATCGACGGAGTCTCGCTGCGCTCTATGCTGACGCAGTACGGCCCGCTCACCCCGGCCCGGACGGTGGCCATCGTCCGTCAGATTGCTGCGGCGCTAGACGCCGCGCACGCCAGTGGGATCACGCACCGCGACGTGAAGCCGGAAAACATTTTGATCGCCGCCAACGATTTCGCCTATCTGGTCGACTTCGGCATTGCCCGGGCCGCCCAGGACCCAAGTCTCACGCAGAGCGGGATGGCGGTTGGCACCTACAACTACATGGCCCCGGAGCGGTTCACCGGCGACGAAGTCACCTACCGGGCAGATATCTACGCACTGGCCTGCGTGCTGGGTGAATGTTTGACCGGGGCGCCGCCCTACCGGGCGGACAGCGTCGAACGGTTGATCGCCTCGCACCTCATGGAACCCGTCCCGAGGCCCAGTGTGCTGCGGCCGGGCCGGGTTCCGGAGGCGCTCGATCACGTGATCGCCAAAGGCATGGCGAAAAACCCCAACGAGCGCTACATGACCGCCGGAGACCTCGCCGCCGCTGCTCACGACGCGCTTACCACGCCCGAGCAGCGCCAAGAGGCCACGATCCTGCGGCAGGGTGACAATCAGACACTGATCGCGCCCGTCGTCGATCCGAGCCTGGCCGGCGGGTGGAACAGCCAAAGTGGACAGCCGTCAGGTCAGGCTGCGGCGCAACCTCCGGCCGGGCAGTACGCCTCCGCGGACCAGACGATGCGGACCCCCGTTCCGCCCTATGGTTCCGGAGACCAGACGATGCGCACGCCCGTCCCGCCGTACGCCTCCGGAGACCAGACGATGCGCACGCCGGCACCGCCATACCCCACCGACGACCAGACCGCGCGCACGCCGGTGCCGCCGTACCCCACCGGGGGCGAAACCATGGTCGGGTCGGCGCAGTACTCGACCGGCGGCGAGACCGTGGCCCATCCGGTGCCGCAGAACGCTGGCGGATGGCGCTCTGAGCCTGGCCAAAACTCCGATCAGTGGACCCAGGTTGCCCCGGTCGCAGCTGCTGGCTGGGCCAGCCAGCCGGGTGCTGGTGCCCCACCCGGCGCCCCACCTGTCCAGGGCCAACCACCTGCGGCCAGCCCGCCGCCGGCAAAGTCGCGTAAGCCGCTGATCATCGGGGCCATTGTGGCCGCGGTGCTGCTGGCCGTCGCGGCGGTGACCGGTTTCCTGCTCTTCGGCTCCAAAGACGACAACGGTAATCCGACGGACGCGAAGGGCCAGCAGGTGATGCCCTTCAAAGACTTCAACTTCCGATTCGCGCCGGGCGGGGTCGCGGTCGACGCCAGCGGGACGGTGTACGTCACCAATCAGACCATGTACGGCAAAGTGGTGACATTGCCGCAAGGGTCCAGTTCGCCGACGGTCATGCCGGTCAGCGGACTCTACGAACCTCAGGGCATCGCGGTCGACAGCAACGGCACGGTTTACGTCAGCGACTTCAACAACCGGGTGGTGTCGGTGGCACCCGGCTCCAACAAGCCAGTGGTGCTGGCGTTCAATGGCCTCAGCTACCCCGAAGGTGTCGCGGTTGACCCACAAGGCAATGTCTATGTCGCCGACCGCGGCAACAACCGGGTGTTGAAGCTGGCGCCGAATTCCACCGCGCAGGTAGAAGTTCCGTTCAGCGGCCTGAAGAATCCAGACGGCGTGGCCCTGGATGCCGACGGCAACATCTATGTCACCGATACCGACAACAACCGGGTGCTGCGACTCGACGCCGGCACCACCAATCAGCGCGAGCTGCCGTTCACCGGCCTGAGCGCACCGTGGGGAATCACGGTCGACGGCGCCGGTAGCGTCTACGTCACCGAACACGACAACAACGTGGTGGTGAAGCTGCCCGCCGGCGGTTCGGCCAGCGAAGAACTCCCGTTCACCGGCCTGAATACCCCGTTGTCGGTCGCGGTGGACAACAAGGGCAACGTCTACGTCGCCGACCGCGGCAACGGCAGGGTGTTGCGGCTCGCACAGCCCCAGAAGTAA